The Vigna unguiculata cultivar IT97K-499-35 chromosome 1, ASM411807v1, whole genome shotgun sequence nucleotide sequence GTTTGCTCCAATCTAGATTTGAAAGAACAGTCATCCTAATCTTTTCAGATTGATTCGTACACTCTTTACATTATATGTGCTGCATACTTAAGTACGAAatgttaaagagaaaaatataattttggttaTATATTATCGAtgtaaagaaatttaattattagtaaactaaaatttgttttcaatgtaacttttaatatattataacataaataatcgtattaaatataaaattttataattaatgataatataaaagaataaattgttATCATATCACATTACAATTAGAAATGGTAAGAAtacaaagtaaataatattattgaattaaaacaTGTATTGTATATTGTttcgaaaaaagaaaaaaaaaaaactggagTATCTTCtattgaatataaatatgaaaaaccCTTTTGACCTAGAGTGAAAAGGAGAGTACTaagattaaaatagttttatctcGATGTGagttggtttttatttaaaGTCAAATTAGTtacaatcaaaattaaatatatcaaatcatatttttcaggatatcttttgatatattaaccattgaaaaataataactatctttagaaataataaattcatgatgtttataataacaaatatgggttataataataactaaatatcaTAAAACCATATATCCTGACACAGTTCAACACCTATCTTTATATTGGTCGAGCCAACACCTATCTTTAGGTTGGTCGACCCAATACCTATCTTTATGTTGGTTAGTTCCAAGATGACATTGTTCTGTTTTCTTGATCTTTTATATCATTTCTTCATAGCTCGATCCATAAAGGATTTGTTTTCCtaaactttcatattttttcttcatagcTCGGTCAATATGAAATCTTTTTTACTAATCCATTACACGCTTCCTTCATAACTCGACCTATAGGAGATATATTTTCCTCATCCATACTTATTGTTGGTCTGAACATCATTTTAAATTGATCATCTAACGAGTTAAGAAGTTGGTTACTTCAGgataatacaaaaatttaaactatagAACAAATTTAGACTAGTTTCCTGGACCCATAAGCTTTAAATCGGCATTTTAACATTCAATATCCATTTTTGAGTATTAGATCAAGTTACAAACGactacttttatatatatatatatatatatatatatatatatatatatatatatatatatatatatatatatataacaaacattaaaatttagaaactcgtaaaagtaaataaagatttaagttaaatttcaacaaatctaattttcaacttaataaacaaatttagatTGACATTTAAGATTCTGtctaaactataaattataaatgttatttatctGGTAATGAAAATCAATTCTTGTATATCTTTTAGACATTTTACATagtttttaactatattttttgttattagtaTTTACTTCATAAATTACATTTTGAAGAGTAGACTAAATAATGCAGAGAACATAGAAATTAATGTGGGTGCATCTCAATATTTTGAATCAAAGTACACTTTGTTTATCAGTTAAATGtgctaaatatattaaattcaaattatagcATAGTAAATAAACTAAACGCGGTGTGAATCATTGTTAGGGTCGGAAGTGAATAGATAAAGTTGGAtccacataattaattatattttaataattcatcagtaaattaattatttctataTCAAATTGTTAAAGGTTGTGGTTTTGCAGGTAATCtcattttagtaatttattttagatttttgcAGCTTAATTAAGTAAGCCTTCATGTGTGAATAAAGCAGTTGCATTGCATTTCTTTACCGTATATAGTCATCAATGAAAACAGATTATTATGAATCGTGTTTAGTGAGGACAAATTATTATGAAGAAGCAGAGAAAGCAGTACACTAAACTGGCCAAGTCTGGTTCTCTCTGTGTCCCTtccaattaatataaaatttatgactTACTTAGAAATACAGACATTTACTACACCTTCATCATTAATTAGCAcacatcacaaaaaattaaaaatgaagtagcgaaataataagaatttatgaaaaagaaattggtgagaatatatataatagaaatagTTGTTTGTTTGTGatgttgaaaagaaaaaaggagaaGTGAATAACAGTGAAAAATCCCTTTCGTCCTTTAGCTTCGCATCTTATCTGTGGTGTGGGTATGTATTTGTGAAGTGTTGTTGCTAAaggcagagagagagagagagagagagaggagcaGGTAGGAGCCAACACACCACACCATGTTCTTCTGCAACCAACcctaaataactaaaatatcaCAACCATTCACCATGTTCACCCACAACTAAGCTACAACTGTAAGTTATTTCTCTCCTCTTTCAACTTCACCGACTTCACTTCATTCTTTATATTTTCACTTCTCTTCTCATCTCATCCTCACCACTTTTCACTTTCAATATGACCAATCACAATCACTCTGTTCCAGATTTCGATATTCAAATGGACGACAACAACAACCCATACCCCATTCTCACGCCTTCGGGATTACCTCGCCAAAGCAAACCCTCTATGTATGTATTTAACTTATCTCTGCGctcttcacaattttttttttcgtttattctttaattaattaattcaccCACAGTGCAGAGGACGATGTCATGGAGCTGCTATGGCATAACGGCCAGGTTGTGATGCAGAGTCAGAATCACCGTTCCCTTAGAAAACCCACGCCGCCGTCCAGAAACTCCCACGATGCCTCCGCCGCCGGTCCTTCCGAATCCAGGGAGATTCGACCGCAGCTCGACAATTTCAATCAACATCTCTTCATGCAAGAAGGCGAAATGGCTTCCTGGCTTCACTATCCAATCGACGACGACGACGACGTACCTCCGTTGGATCAGGCTTTCTGCGCCGATTTCCTCTACTCGCCGCCCACCGTTAACAACAGCACGGCCATGCAAACTCTCGCCACGTCTCAGCTCACAGACCACCGCCCCATGTCCGCACCGCCTCGACCTCCAATTCCGCTGCCGAGACGGCTGGAACCGAAGACGCCGAACTTCGCGTACTTCGCCAGGCACAACACAAGAGCCGACGAGCAGAGCGTGAAGGTGGCCGCGAAGGAATCCACAGTGGTGGATTCGTGCGAGACGCCGGCCGCAACCGCAGCGGCGGTTTCGAGAGTTTCGGAAACTGTGAGGAACGCGGTGGAAGCGACGGAAGGAGGCGCCGGAGCTCCGGTGCCTTCGACGAGTGGCGGTGGCGGTAGGAGCACGATGATGTGCGACGTGACTATGGCTTCGTCGCCGGGCGGCTCGAGTAGTAGCGGCGAGCCGGTTCAGGTGGCGCCGGCGGAAGAGCGGAAGCGGAAGGGTCGGGAGGCGGAGGGATGGGAGTCTCAGAGCGAGGTGAGTTAATTGAATTGACTCATGGTTGTTTCTTTGGCTCTCACATCATATCATAGTTCCAGTTTACAAATTACGTGTACGTTGGCATCCGCTATCGTGCGCCGGGTGGGTGACGTGGGTCTACGTGAGCACTCCCGTCCTGCTGCATTCATTTCGGTGCTGTGGCCGTGCGCTCTTCTGATACCGTCACTTTCACCGTCGCGGCTGCGCATGTCCACGACACGTGTGTGGATGGCCATGAATCTCTAACTTTTGTGTTCATGGAAATGATggaagatatttttaaataggaTTTAAATTAAATGGATTCGCAACATTAATCTTTTTAACATTAATATCCaatcacaaaattattttattttaataactattttaaaatttatatttaaagtaatatcttcattaatgtaattttctatattaataatgcatacaaattaaactttttataaaacttcatgatattttttttcaatgattaattaaaataccttaATCAAATTTGTataccttttatatattttaactaaattctttaagtttaattttgacACGTAAATTTTTTGCACCGACAACCAGTAATAGTATTTTAAGTATGAGTTTTGAAGTAATTACAAAAAGTATCAGCgattttattaacaatttatGATTGATATGgttaaaaaagagttaaatttaattaaatctataAATTTTCAGTATGGAAGTTACAGCTGATAATTTGTCATAGATGGTAATGACTGGTATTATATTCAAGTGATACACTTCAATTCAACATAAACAGCGATTTGCTTATGAAACACTTAAATCtcactcttttcttttctttttatggtTTCGTTTTGGGGGATCTTGGAAGGGTACGCATGTAAATGGAGGAGTAAAGGTATCAACACTACGACATTAAATCACATTTGGTCGAATTTAAGTATGGGTGATGAGTACTTATGTTAGGGAGTACTTTTTTGGTGTAAAGTTAGGGAGTGATTTTCAATTGTGTGCTAAAGATAGGAACTAAGTTCCAGCGTTTTAAGTTGTCATTGTCAATGGCAAATAATGTATTAATAAGGTGGTGAGGCATGATTTCACATAGTTCATACATGGGGAGAGACATTTTCATACCCTTTCTCTTATTTGATTTCGTACAAGTTAGTAGTTCAAACAAGCAGAAATTACCATACATATGAATGTATGCTCttcaattttattgttttcttaaactaaaaaggttctgattttgaattttgtttcacTATTTGCTTCTTCTATATTCTTATTTCATTTTGTCCtgctgaaaaaaaaaggatgttGATTTTGAATCGGAAGCAAAGAAGCAAGTTCGAGGATCAACATCTACAAAGAGATCACGTGCAGCGGAGGTGCATAATCTCTCTGAGAGGGTATGTACTTTCATTTCTTTATCGAGTTCACATCTTTTatactcttttctttctcaGAACATAAAAAGCTTTCACTTGGCATTTGCACACAGAGGCGTCGTGATCGGATTAATGAAAAGATGAGAGCTCTGCAAGAACTTATACCTCGATGTAATAAGGTAAACGGACTTATAAAATCTCTAGCTCCCCAAGAATGTGTAGAATTTAGATTTGATTTCCTTCATAATTTGTTTCTAAttctggtccctattttgaaTCCATAGTCGGACAAAGCTTCAATGTTGGATGAAGCAATTTCGTACTTGAAATCATTGCAGTTACAAGTGCAGGTAGACTCTTCGTTTTTTGTGTGACAACAAATTTCTTAGAATAGTGTATATAAAGTTATCGAGGTTCCATGTTGTTATGCAGATGATGTCGATGGGATGTGGCATGGTACCTATGATGTTTCCTGGAATTCAGCAGTACATGCCAGCAATGGGAATGGGGGTTGGAATGGGAATGGGAATGGAAATGGGAATGAACAGACCTGTGATGCCGTTTCCCAATATGTTACCTGGTTCTGCTTTGCCGGCAGCAACAGCAGCTGCTCATTTGGGACCAAGGTTTCCGATGCCTCCTTTCCACATGCCGCGTGTTCCTGCTCCTGATTCTTCCAGAATGCAACCAGAAAATCAGtcagataataataataatatggttGCACCTGCTCCACCTCATCCAAACCAGTCACGTCTCCCAAACTTCACGGATCCTTATCAACAATATCTTGGTCCCCACCAGATGCAGTTTCAAGTAATTCAGGTATTTTGTCCTCTAATGTTATTTCGATTTTCGATTTTCGATTTTCTTCAAGCAGGGTATATGAATTGAGGTGTATTATTTCCGTGTGCAGAATCAGGCAATGAACCAACCAAATGTTGGGAAGCCCAGTACCAGTAGGGATAATCCAGAAAATCGTTAGTCAGGTGAATTCCTTTAGCTTAGTATTCTACAAGTCTTATTAACACTTTTTGTAAAAGCATGGTTTGTCCGGGGCATGCTAATTTCTTGATATACAATGCAAACATGGTTACTTCTAAATATTTCAATGTTTTTATGACATtcaggagaaaaaaaaaagattattgtAGTTCCAATGAAGGGGATGATTATTCAAATGGTGCAGCATATAATTAGTTGTATAGCTTTTTCCACTAGCACTCTCACATTGGTAGTGTGAATTGAAAGTCCTGAATATATTGCACAAAACAGGGACAACCATAATTAACAATCGACTGTGTGCATTGCAGGTTAGATTTTCCGACACCTAAATTAGAGGTGCAAAGTTTTGTAGTTTCAAGAGAACGAACTTTTTAGCTGTTCTCAGTAGCAAGCTAATCTATTCTATACACAGCTAACATGTAAATTATTGCGACCAAGTTTTCCCTCTCTTTTTTATCCTGTTTTTCATTTTTCGAGAGTCTTTGATATGAGACGAGGAACTGGAAGGTGCGTTGTAGCACACATTACACCTTGTAAGTTTAGTCTTATTTCTGTTTCAGATTCCTCATGTACTACCATTTTTCTCCTGTTAGGCGTTACAGGAGCATGTGAACTTCGTTACTATTATTCTGAAAGTGAAATTGAATCACTTATCTACATAAACCAGATAACGATTCTCTTGTTACCATGTACCAAAAGCGAAAGAAGTTGGGAATTTTAGGTCGTGGGTCGTGATATTTTATCGCTTAAAAGTAGTGATATTTTCATCGAATCTAAAAATTGGCACAATTTCACAGAAAATATTGTATACGATATTTATTTGtgtacaaaattcaaaatattttgtcataaaatatattatttagataacaaatatcaaagtatatgaaatttttttaactacttCATTTCTTAAGATCctagaatttcaaattttaattaaaaaataaaattttgaaaaactttatattctcatatttaagtattttcttttcacactcTTTGTTCTTCTGGTCAGATAAAATTTGACTTACATTTGCTCATTAAGACGAAAGTATTATTAGTTCAACAAATATTGAGTCATTAATCAGttcaataactttttaattaattgtagttGTTGTCCATCAGACATAGTCATGGTTGAATTGCGGATGTAAGAGTtaaatgttacttttttttcgTTTTCATCTTCGtatgtttgttgcggatggttctcattttgattAAATGATTATAATGGTTATCATCTTTacttaaatgtttaaaatagtcttcaattcgtgttttatttggttcttTTCTGTGACgacgtttaaatcagtaacggagctctgtacaggtggcacgatttgtattaCGTTGCATTTGCGTGTGTTTCGTGTACTGTATAAGTATGATAATTTAGACACCATGcacaacatcacaacaatccAAGCACAGACAAATcccaaaatagaattacgaaaaccctaCCCCACGAGCAACATAACCCAGAAAATCCTAAACTCACTTAtctcgttgatgatgattaactagAAAATTGAAATGGAGAGCGCGACTGCAATCTAACTATGAAACGACAAGAATTAGCTGCTTCCTCTACATATCTGAGCTCAAGAAaaaggaagatgaagaaatcGCCTCCAATGATGAAGAGTGTGACTACAATCCAACTCAAgtcctaattgcaaaatttctcctaaattaaaaagttaacgtaaaattgcaaaatttctcctaaattaaaaaattaacgttaattagtcatctgtacagtacacgtaacataTCCAATGTAACCCAATGCAACgttaattactaaattttttatccaaatgaaatattattatttaactattgttttcaacaaaaaatatatttaacaccaaaatttgactcacttttaataacattttaacacCATTAAGGTATCAGCAGAGGTGAATTTATTAAAggtaattttcaattttcttgtaaTCGCTGATGGTAGCAATTTTGTGCACAATGAAATTCGGAACTGGGAGGGTGCATGATTGCATTTGGAAGAGGCACTAAGGATTTTTCTGCCTTTCGCTCCTTTTCTCTTACTCTCATTCCTCACAACCATCTTTTTAGTTTCCTTCAGccattcaaaatcaaatatttttagttgttgTCTGGTCGATTTTTATACACTTTgacacaacaaaaaaattaattgaaatgcTTGAATCCAGGGTATATCTTTCTTCAGTTTTTCAAAGTTTtcatttgaataaattttaaaagtttttatttgaataagttTTGAACTGAAGGAGGATCTAGTACCAACTTCCTCCATTGACAATACTTCGTCAATCACAATACTGTGTGTTCGTTCAAATTGAAAGAGGTAGAGAAAAAATCAAGGCGAGAATCCGTAATTATCAATTGTTACTATTTTGTAAATGAAACAAACCTTATATTAGCGTTTGAGTATAAAAATGATGAATAAAGGTGACGAAATTAGTGAATgtaataaggaaaaaaaagtacGTGTGTGAGTgttctcaaaataaaaaatcaaaacagaTCTATTACATAACTAGTAATGAACATGTACAAATAAATGGAGAATCAAGAAAGACTTTTTGCTTAAATCTACGACaacttgaaaattatattttgatattagaatatcattttcgtattttttaaatataaaaatctaccactaaataatatatatcttatattataatttgattttggcACGATGAATTGAAAGATTCgcttaataaattttttgaaatctaCATTTTATTTCTACAATAATATGTACATCTATTAGGTCGTTCGATATTTTACagataattttcaattttagttttaataggTGTATCTAATCGAAAATTCAAAATACTTTTCTACATTAAAAAAGTGTGgtagatattttaaaagatctggaaaaatgttataaacttttttaaaagaaattatgatTAGGATTTTGTAACATGgatattaaataattgataaaatatcaaatcataaattcctaaaaaaaaaacattaatactGATATCTTAAGGGAGATTTTTTAAACAAACATCTTTTCAAGGTATGCAAAGCTGTTGCAAAATATCTTATATAAAAGTCCGTACAGTTAAGTGGAAGCACTGATACCATATTTTATGGagcattattatattattttgggaTGTTAGGTTCCTccattattacaaaataattttgttgcCAAATTTATCTGAAATATAGAATGCGCCTATTTTATATATGTCCTTTCAAGTGTTGTCTAAAAGTTTGTTGAGTAATGAGATATTTTCAACTCATTCTCTCTTATAAGTAAAGGGTTATGATGattcttattttgatatttttcgACGAGTACCTCTTTTTATGActatctttatataatatttggtttttatatgttttgaagTGATTTTAGTATTTGTTATGCATATATAGTAATTTTAGgattttatattattacaaaagaaattcaagaaaatgtTGTAGTTGAAAGTTTAGTTCATATACTtgattaaattttcatatatttagaaatacttttttaaattctaaattatctTGATCTTTAAGCTgcaaaatgataaagaaaaaagagttgTTATGCAGTGCATGTCAAAATCAGTATGTAACCACCGGGCTTAACTAAAGATGGCAAATAAATTCATTTctgtgggtattgtccgaacacgtccccgttttgacgaaAAATCCCTGCATTGactgagtatgggtatgggtatggagaatcctcgattttttcaattgggtatggggatgagtatggggatgtacatatcccgcCATAATAttcgtccccgtttaaattattaaaatattctcaattaattaaataaccatatatatatatatatattatcttttatttcttctaattatttggtttgtcatgaaattcatttgcatttcaaaatatatttttcatcttatcataacatttatgtaattatgttaaaaaaatatatgtcaattaaaattttttatgtctcacatttgaatatttctattattttttaatatttttattgaatgtatatttttctttcacatgagaatgtttaatactctcaatttaagtatttaatagcacaaactttttgtttactaggtaatataaaaaaaaaatcatttacttattattcttattattagtttttgtttcatttgaagaactcttttatttcactaaaacaatttgtgttatttctcaaccactaaatatatatgttgtgatatttgataagttttcttagatctctaagatatttttcaacttatcatactcttaattatatatttgttttcctttgtgcgatttctttcaatagtctctcaaattatttgtaaacatttttaaatttttaatatttttatttcttgtttatttttattatgtagaatactatttcgatatattttatctaattattttttattttctaactcattatcaatcatactgtaatttttttactataattgtataaataacctttatttactacaatataaaaaattaatgtaattgtcatgaatatttttttatcaccatccaacataattaaagttcaaaatatataagatatatgttaaaattttattattatgattattatttgttccttgtatcattttgatcaagtaatgtattataacttttattagtgtataaaaaagagattcattagaatttaaaagattgaagtaaacaaccatttaaaatatattttaatttgaatatttgttttctttttatactttttaaaaaatatttttaaattttatcaactaggtttcattaatgtttacaaatttaataaatgtgttaattctcatgaaattttatttggtattataatctaaaatgtaaacaattataatttattttaaacttttattatgattattatttgttctttgtatcactttgatcaaataatatattataacttttattagtgtataacaaagagattcattagaatttaaaagattgaagtaaacaaacatttaaaatatattttaatttgaatatttttttcttttatattttttaaaaaatattttaaaatcttatcaactaagtttcattttaatgtttataaatttaataaatgtgttagttctcatgaaattttatttggtattataatctaaaatgtaaacaattataatttattttaaatttttattatgattattatttgttctttgtatcattttgatcaaatgatgtattttaacttttatgtataaaaaagagatttgttagaatttaaaatattgaagtaaacaaacatttaaaatatattttaatttgaatatttatttttcttttatatttttaaaaaaatatttttaaattttatcaactatgtttcattaatatttgtaaatttaataattgttttggttctcatgaaattttatttggtattataatataaaatgtaaacaattataatttattttaaagtatttgatatgaagaaacaatcatcattctaatattgaatatttaataatattatatttcctttatcatattttttttatttataaaaattaattaaaattaatattaaagtagtaataaaatgggtatgggtacgagattatacccgttaccggTGAAGATgagaataagataaaaatttaataccCGTTAGATTTAGGTACgaaaatagaaatgaaatttttttacgagaataaatataaaatagcgaaacccgtccttGCCATCCCTAGGCTTAACCCACCTCATCTTTTGAACTATTTGTCTCAACTCAATACAAATTTCCAATTATCAGAGTGTGGTTTCGCTTcactatataaaattaatt carries:
- the LOC114174271 gene encoding transcription factor PIF1 isoform X2 — protein: MTNHNHSVPDFDIQMDDNNNPYPILTPSGLPRQSKPSIAEDDVMELLWHNGQVVMQSQNHRSLRKPTPPSRNSHDASAAGPSESREIRPQLDNFNQHLFMQEGEMASWLHYPIDDDDDVPPLDQAFCADFLYSPPTVNNSTAMQTLATSQLTDHRPMSAPPRPPIPLPRRLEPKTPNFAYFARHNTRADEQSVKVAAKESTVVDSCETPAATAAAVSRVSETVRNAVEATEGGAGAPVPSTSGGGGRSTMMCDVTMASSPGGSSSSGEPVQVAPAEERKRKGREAEGWESQSEDVDFESEAKKQVRGSTSTKRSRAAEVHNLSERRRRDRINEKMRALQELIPRCNKSDKASMLDEAISYLKSLQLQVQMMSMGCGMVPMMFPGIQQYMPAMGMGVGMGMGMEMGMNRPVMPFPNMLPGSALPAATAAAHLGPRFPMPPFHMPRVPAPDSSRMQPENQSDNNNNMVAPAPPHPNQSRLPNFTDPYQQYLGPHQMQFQVIQNQAMNQPNVGKPSTSRDNPENR
- the LOC114174271 gene encoding transcription factor PIF1 isoform X1; its protein translation is MTNHNHSVPDFDIQMDDNNNPYPILTPSGLPRQSKPSIAEDDVMELLWHNGQVVMQSQNHRSLRKPTPPSRNSHDASAAGPSESREIRPQLDNFNQHLFMQEGEMASWLHYPIDDDDDVPPLDQAFCADFLYSPPTVNNSTAMQTLATSQLTDHRPMSAPPRPPIPLPRRLEPKTPNFAYFARHNTRADEQSVKVAAKESTVVDSCETPAATAAAVSRVSETVRNAVEATEGGAGAPVPSTSGGGGRSTMMCDVTMASSPGGSSSSGEPVQVAPAEERKRKGREAEGWESQSEGTHVNGGVKDVDFESEAKKQVRGSTSTKRSRAAEVHNLSERRRRDRINEKMRALQELIPRCNKSDKASMLDEAISYLKSLQLQVQMMSMGCGMVPMMFPGIQQYMPAMGMGVGMGMGMEMGMNRPVMPFPNMLPGSALPAATAAAHLGPRFPMPPFHMPRVPAPDSSRMQPENQSDNNNNMVAPAPPHPNQSRLPNFTDPYQQYLGPHQMQFQVIQNQAMNQPNVGKPSTSRDNPENR
- the LOC114174271 gene encoding transcription factor PIF1 isoform X3, whose amino-acid sequence is MDDNNNPYPILTPSGLPRQSKPSIAEDDVMELLWHNGQVVMQSQNHRSLRKPTPPSRNSHDASAAGPSESREIRPQLDNFNQHLFMQEGEMASWLHYPIDDDDDVPPLDQAFCADFLYSPPTVNNSTAMQTLATSQLTDHRPMSAPPRPPIPLPRRLEPKTPNFAYFARHNTRADEQSVKVAAKESTVVDSCETPAATAAAVSRVSETVRNAVEATEGGAGAPVPSTSGGGGRSTMMCDVTMASSPGGSSSSGEPVQVAPAEERKRKGREAEGWESQSEGTHVNGGVKDVDFESEAKKQVRGSTSTKRSRAAEVHNLSERRRRDRINEKMRALQELIPRCNKSDKASMLDEAISYLKSLQLQVQMMSMGCGMVPMMFPGIQQYMPAMGMGVGMGMGMEMGMNRPVMPFPNMLPGSALPAATAAAHLGPRFPMPPFHMPRVPAPDSSRMQPENQSDNNNNMVAPAPPHPNQSRLPNFTDPYQQYLGPHQMQFQVIQNQAMNQPNVGKPSTSRDNPENR
- the LOC114174271 gene encoding transcription factor PIF1 isoform X4, with the protein product MELLWHNGQVVMQSQNHRSLRKPTPPSRNSHDASAAGPSESREIRPQLDNFNQHLFMQEGEMASWLHYPIDDDDDVPPLDQAFCADFLYSPPTVNNSTAMQTLATSQLTDHRPMSAPPRPPIPLPRRLEPKTPNFAYFARHNTRADEQSVKVAAKESTVVDSCETPAATAAAVSRVSETVRNAVEATEGGAGAPVPSTSGGGGRSTMMCDVTMASSPGGSSSSGEPVQVAPAEERKRKGREAEGWESQSEGTHVNGGVKDVDFESEAKKQVRGSTSTKRSRAAEVHNLSERRRRDRINEKMRALQELIPRCNKSDKASMLDEAISYLKSLQLQVQMMSMGCGMVPMMFPGIQQYMPAMGMGVGMGMGMEMGMNRPVMPFPNMLPGSALPAATAAAHLGPRFPMPPFHMPRVPAPDSSRMQPENQSDNNNNMVAPAPPHPNQSRLPNFTDPYQQYLGPHQMQFQVIQNQAMNQPNVGKPSTSRDNPENR